One segment of Gammaproteobacteria bacterium DNA contains the following:
- the gmk gene encoding guanylate kinase, whose translation MTLGTLYIVAAPSGAGKTSLVKSLIETTPGVAVSISHTTRPPRPGECEGEHYHFVTPAAFEAMIAQGAFLEHAQVFGNRYGTSRAAVQIQRQAGLDVILEIDWQGARQVRERMPDSPSIFILPPSRETLRQRLTGRGQDQVEVIERRMAAALDELSHYTEFDYLVINDDFATALDALRAILIAHRQHRILQIERQRELLQLLLS comes from the coding sequence ATGACTCTCGGAACTCTGTATATCGTCGCTGCCCCATCCGGCGCTGGAAAAACCAGTTTGGTCAAAAGCCTGATCGAAACCACGCCGGGCGTTGCCGTCTCGATCTCGCACACCACCCGCCCACCTCGCCCTGGCGAATGCGAGGGCGAGCACTACCATTTCGTGACTCCCGCAGCGTTCGAGGCGATGATCGCCCAAGGCGCATTCCTGGAGCACGCCCAGGTATTCGGTAACCGCTATGGCACCAGCCGCGCAGCCGTCCAGATCCAACGACAGGCTGGCCTGGATGTGATTCTGGAAATCGACTGGCAGGGCGCCCGGCAAGTGCGCGAGCGGATGCCGGACAGCCCGAGCATTTTTATTCTGCCTCCCTCGCGCGAAACTTTGCGGCAACGTCTCACCGGTCGCGGTCAGGACCAGGTCGAGGTCATAGAACGGCGCATGGCGGCGGCGCTGGATGAGTTGTCGCATTACACCGAATTTGATTATTTGGTCATTAATGATGATTTTGCGACTGCCCTGGATGCCTTGCGCGCCATCTTGATCGCCCATCGTCAGCACCGGATCCTGCAAATTGAACGACAGCGGGAACTTTTGCAGTTGCTCTTGTCTTAA
- a CDS encoding acyl-CoA synthetase produces MSASVHNIYEINLDPNPANYVPLTPLTFIERAASVYPQRTAVVHGPVRRTWAETYARCRQLASALQQRGIGLGDTVAAMLPNIPEMFEAHFGVPMTGAVLNTLNIRLDAETVAFMLEHGEAKILLTDREFSETIGKALRLMPAEKRPLVIDVDDPQFEGGEKLGTLDYETLLAEGDAQFAWQTPANEWQAITLNYTSGTTGNPKGVVYHHRGAYLNAISNALVWDMGLHPVYLWTLPMFHCNGWCFPWTIAATTGTSVCLRQVRADLIFDLIRNEKVNYFCGAPIVLNLLRNAPDHLKAGISHPVKVMTAGAAPPASVIEGMEQMNFAVTHTYGLTETYGPSVVCAWHDEWDALSLEERAALKSRQGVRYPMLEGLMVANPQTLEPVPRDGGAIGEIFMRGNNVMKGYLKNPAASEEAFQGGWFHSGDLAVWHADGYIEIKDRSKDIIISGGENISTIEVEDVLYRHPAVMEVAVVARPDEKWGETPCAFVTVKSGMEHVTEEEIIEFCRSQLARFKVPRTVVFGPLPKTSTGKMQKYILRERARQL; encoded by the coding sequence ATGAGCGCCAGCGTCCACAACATCTATGAGATAAACCTGGATCCCAATCCCGCCAATTACGTTCCTCTCACCCCGTTAACCTTCATCGAACGCGCCGCTTCGGTTTATCCCCAACGCACCGCAGTGGTGCATGGCCCAGTCCGGCGTACCTGGGCGGAAACGTACGCGCGTTGCCGACAACTGGCTTCTGCGCTGCAACAACGCGGCATCGGTCTGGGCGACACGGTAGCGGCGATGCTGCCCAATATCCCGGAGATGTTCGAGGCGCATTTCGGTGTGCCGATGACTGGCGCAGTGTTAAATACTCTGAACATCCGGCTGGATGCGGAAACAGTCGCATTCATGCTGGAACACGGCGAGGCGAAAATCCTGCTCACTGACCGCGAATTTTCCGAAACCATTGGCAAAGCATTGCGGTTGATGCCGGCGGAAAAACGACCGCTGGTGATTGACGTTGACGATCCCCAATTCGAGGGCGGTGAAAAACTGGGGACGCTGGATTACGAAACATTATTAGCCGAAGGCGATGCCCAATTCGCCTGGCAGACTCCCGCCAACGAATGGCAGGCGATTACGCTGAACTACACCTCCGGTACCACCGGCAATCCCAAGGGGGTGGTCTATCACCATCGCGGCGCTTACCTGAACGCCATCAGCAACGCCTTGGTCTGGGATATGGGTCTGCATCCGGTCTATCTGTGGACCTTACCGATGTTTCATTGCAATGGCTGGTGCTTCCCATGGACGATTGCCGCGACGACTGGGACCAGCGTTTGCCTGCGGCAGGTGCGCGCCGATTTGATTTTCGATTTGATCCGAAACGAAAAGGTCAACTATTTCTGTGGCGCGCCGATCGTGCTGAACCTGCTTAGAAACGCGCCCGATCACCTGAAAGCCGGCATCAGCCACCCGGTCAAGGTGATGACCGCCGGCGCTGCGCCGCCCGCCTCCGTGATCGAGGGCATGGAACAAATGAACTTTGCGGTCACGCACACCTATGGCTTAACCGAAACCTATGGCCCCTCGGTCGTCTGCGCCTGGCATGATGAATGGGATGCATTGAGCCTGGAAGAACGCGCGGCCCTGAAATCCCGCCAGGGAGTGCGCTATCCGATGCTGGAAGGGCTGATGGTCGCTAATCCCCAGACCCTGGAACCTGTGCCGAGGGACGGTGGGGCCATTGGCGAAATTTTCATGCGCGGTAATAACGTCATGAAGGGGTATCTCAAGAATCCCGCCGCCAGCGAGGAAGCCTTCCAGGGCGGCTGGTTCCACAGCGGTGACCTGGCCGTATGGCACGCGGACGGCTATATCGAGATCAAGGACCGCTCCAAGGATATCATCATTTCCGGCGGCGAGAACATCTCCACCATCGAGGTCGAGGACGTGCTGTATCGCCATCCGGCGGTCATGGAAGTAGCGGTTGTGGCCCGGCCTGATGAGAAGTGGGGGGAAACGCCCTGCGCCTTCGTAACGGTCAAGTCCGGCATGGAACACGTCACCGAGGAGGAAATTATCGAGTTCTGCCGCAGCCAGTTGGCGCGCTTCAAAGTCCCCAGAACCGTAGTGTTCGGCCCCCTGCCCAAGACTTCGACCGGCAAGATGCAGAAATACATCCTGCGTGAACGGGCCAGGCAGCTTTAG